The DNA region AGCTACATGCCGTCCGAAAGTCGGAGAGCCTTTTCTTATATCCACAGCAACATCAAGAACTGAGCCTTTCACTACACGCACCAGTTTACTTTGCGCAAAAGGGGGAAACTGAAAGTGCAAACCACGAATGACACCATAGGATGATTTAGATTCATTATCCTGCACGAATGTCGTCTTACAAACTTTTTCTTCAAACTCTCCCTGATTGAAGGACTCAAAAAAATAACCGCGACTATCTTTAAAAAGACGAGGTACAATGATTACGACTCCTTCAATGGCTGTTTTCACAACTTCCATATCGATAAAAAATATTACAATCCACTATAGACATCCAC from Bacteroides sp. MSB163 includes:
- the rfbC gene encoding dTDP-4-dehydrorhamnose 3,5-epimerase, whose protein sequence is MEVVKTAIEGVVIIVPRLFKDSRGYFFESFNQGEFEEKVCKTTFVQDNESKSSYGVIRGLHFQFPPFAQSKLVRVVKGSVLDVAVDIRKGSPTFGRHVAVELTEENHHQFFIPRGFAHGFSVLSDEVIFQYKCDNFYAPECEGALAWDDPDLRIDWRIPMDKVVLSEKDQKHPILKNANLMFDYSVDQY